The DNA segment AGATAGACGCCAGATATCGCTAAATCTTGGGAAAATAATCATTGGGCTAACTATATCTCGCAGAGCGGCAAAGTCGCAAAGACATTTTAAGCTCGCTAAAAAGTTTATCGCTCCACAAATTTTAAGCGTAAATCAAGCCTAAGGCGGCTTTCCCGCTATGGACAGCGCTTTTAAATATTTCCGTAAAATGAAAAAACGGTAAGATAAGAGATTGGAGCGAAACCTACCTGCAGCTTGCCGTATATTTTAGTAAAATTTAAAGGCTCAAGATAAGTTAAGCGGATTCTCTCTTATCAATTTCAATAGTTTCTGATATAGGTCTTCTTGTGTAGTTTTAGTATTATATCTAAATTCACACTCTTTAAGATGAAGTAAGAAATTCTCTTTCTTAATACCTTTAAATTTAGATAATCTATGTTTAGCATATCCCCAGAAGTTTTCTATACCGTTTATGTGATTTTTACCATTAGCGAATTCATTCTTTGAATGTTTTACTCCGTAGTGAGCTTTGGCTCCATAATCTACCAAACCGTCATAGGCCTTCCAGCAATCTGAATAAATAACGCTCTCGTCTAATTCGCTAAATTGCGATAATATAGGTATCAACTCGCTAGCAGAGCAGTTTTTAACTATTTGGGTATAGACCTTACCATCACGCTTTAGCATTCCAAATACCGGAGTTTTATTTGCTGCGCCTCTACCTCTTTTACCTCTTACTCTTTTAGATCCGAAGTAACTTTCGTCAATCTCAAAGCGAAGCTTCTAGGCGAGCTTGCGAGCTGGAAATCTCACCGCTAAACTTGCTAATTTTTTCACACTCACTAGCCATTAAAATTCTGATATTTTTAGTTATTTTGTTGATTGTTTTTTCTGAGATATTAGTAAATTCAGCTATTTTTACAGCTTCTATATCAGATGAAAAATACCATAGAATTTCTCTAAATTTCTTCTCTGAAATTCGGGAACGATAGATATACTTATTTTTCATTGACAAAATCATAGTTAAAAACTCCTTTGAAAGTTTTTAACTTATCTTGAGCCAATTTAAAAAACTATGATCATGTCATAAAAACCAAGCGGTAGATTTGCGCAGTTGGTTTAACGGGACTCTCCGATGAGTTAGACTTGGTCGCAAAAGAGGAGCTTCTTACCCCCCCCTGCGGAGTTAGACGTTTTTATAAAAAGAGTAAAGGAGATAGTGACATTACAAAGAGAGGGAGCTTACCCCCCCCCGCGGAGTTAGACGTTTTCTCCCGCAATCATACCAAACACCATACAATCGCTCATACTCATCGTGCCCAGCCTGCCGCCGCCTTGCACGCCGCCGGTGATCTCGCCGCATGCGTATAGGCCGGGGATCGGCTTTTGCGTATTCATAGAGATGACTTCGGCTTTGGCGTTTATCTGCACGCCGCCCATGCAGTAGAGGATTTTTGGCATGCTTAGGCTCGCATAAAACGGCGGCTTAGATACGTCGATGCCGTGCACGTCGGCCTTGGCGAGCGGTTTGCCAAACTCCGGATCTTTCCCCTCTTTGACGTAGCCGTTAAAGTCCGCGACCGTCTTTAAAAACGGCTCTACCGGGATACCGTAGGCTTTGGCCAGCTCTTCTAGCGTGTTAAATTTCTTTATCGAGCCCGACTCTACGCCTTTTGAGGTGTAAAGCGGGTTGTTTGCGTCTACGGCAGCTTGATCGCAGATATTTACGGGATAGTTGTCGTTATTTGCGCCCTCGGCCATCACTTTAAATATCGCGTCGCATTTTATCTTGCGCCCCGCGTGCTCGTTCATAAAACGCTTACCTGTTTTTGGATTGACGCTTAGGCCGTAGTCGTTGCTGCAATGGTTGGTAAAAACGGCCGAGGTGCCGAAACCCTTTTCGGTCGGGTTGGTGTATGGGTTTAGCTGGATCCAGCTTAAAAGCAGCGGATTTGCGCCGATATTTATCGCGGCCGTCAGCGCGCCGGCAGTGGCTCCGGGCTGCGAGACGGTGTCGATGTCGGTCTTTAGATACGGCACTTGCTGCGCACGGAACCATTTATCCGAGCTAAAGCCGCCCGCAGCCAAGATGACGCCTTTTTTGGCTTTTATAAATTTTACTTCGCCGCTCGTGTTTTCCAGATCGTCGCTTTTTAGCTCGCCGTCGAATTTATAGTTCTCACGGCATTTTACGCCCACGACGCGGCCGCTCTCGTCCAGCACGAATTCGTCAAATTTCGTCCTTTTTTTGATGAGCGCGTTTGGATTTTCTTCTATCTTTTTGTGCATCGGTCGGATGTAGCCCGAGCCGCTTGCTACTTTGACCTGCACGGCGCGCATGACGGAGTGGCCGCTAGCCGAGATGACCTTTGACGAAAACTCGACGCCGATGGTTTTTAGGTATTCGTAGGCTTCGTTGGCTCTGTCGTAGATGACCTCGAGCAGATCGACGTGATTTAGATTTAGCCCGTCTTTTAGGCAGTCGGCGATAAATAGCTCTTTTGAGTCCTTGATGCCTTTTTCTTTTTGATATTCGTTATTTGGAACAGCCATGTTTCCGACGTTTATGACGGAGTTTCCGCCCGAGCGCCCCATCTTTTCTACCATCAGCACTTTTAGTCCGCGCTCAAGCGCTTTTAGGGTCGCCATCGAGCCTGCAAAGCCGCTGCCGATGACGATGACATCGTATTCCTCGTCAAATTTGACCTCTTTTTCGTTTGTCGCGGCGTTTGCGTTCACTCCGCCAAGCGCGAGAGCTCCTGCGCCCGCCAAACTCATTTTTAGCGCGTCGCGTCTTGAGATTTTTTGCATGGTTTCTCCTTTGGATAAATTTAGTATTAATTTTTATTTTAAAATTTAGATTTAAAATTGTAACTTGAAGTTTATTAAATATAAATAAAACGAAGGGCGAAACTCGAGGGTAAATTTACGGCGCCGAATTTGACGTTTTTGAGGTTGCGGCATTTGATTGGCGGGGCAAATTTGGCTTTGCGGTCTTTGCGTCAACTGCGGTTTTTGAGATATTTTTAACGTTCGTAAAATTTACAAAATCAAAAACCCGCAACGAGATTTTGTGAAATTAGGATTTTAATAGCGGCGCAAAGACGTGTGCTCAAATTTGACCGCTCGCGCCGTAAAGAGCAGGGTTTAAGTAAGCAAAAGCGCCGTAAAGAAAGCGGTTGCTCGCGCAGAAAATCAGAAAAACGGTGCGGCGAAATAAGCGTAAAATCGGTAAATTTAGCCTGCAAAAAACGTCTAAGCGGACGAAATTAACATCGCTAAAAACAAGCAGGGCAAGCCGTAAAATTTACCGTTATAAAAGCCCGCGCGGGCAGATATACCGGGAAAACACAAAAATCCGCCGTGTAAAAGATCAAAGCTGCAAAAAGCGGCAAATTTGACCCTATTTGCCGCCTAAAAACTAAATTTAGCCTAGTCTTTTATTTAAAATTTGGGGAAATCCCCACAGGTGTCTAGCTTGCGCGAGTTCGGTTTTTTCGAGTTTTGCTACCATCATCTCTTCATTTTTGCCTAGTCGCGAAATCACCTCGCCAAATGGGCTAATCAGCATCGAATCTCCGTAAAAGCTCCACTGCTCGCCGCTTGCGGCCTTGTGATTGCCGACGCGGTTTACGCGCAGGACGTAGACGTTGTTTGTAAAGGCGCGGGTTTTTAGCAGCTCCTCCCAGCGCGACTCGCTAAAAAACGTGCATGCAGTGGGAACTACGACAGCATCGACCTTCTTGCGCGACATATACGTCCACGCCGCGTCAAAATGCGCCTCAAAGCCAAACATCACGCCTATTTTAAATTTCTCGTAGCTAAAGACGGGCAAATTTAGCTCGCCATCCTCTTTGTTAGCAAAAAATTTCGCCTCGTTCCAGTGCGGGTAGGGCATCAAGATCTGCTGCTCGTAAAAGCGCGACGATGCGGGGCTAAATCTCGCCGCGACCTTGACAAAGCCTTTGCCTTTGGGTAGTACGAGCGGAGCTAGGATTTCTAGATTGTATTTTTGCGCCATCGCGGCAAGCGCGTGCTTTTTGCGCTCGCTTTGCTCTTTGACGAGGCTTTTTGGCATGAGCTCTAGCTCTTTAAAAAAGCTGTTTAGCACGTACTCTCCGAGCACCACAAGCCTAGCGCCCTCATCGGCGCAAATCCTAAAATAATAGTCTAACCGCGACTCGCTCATGGGCTGGGTCGGCAGCTGTAAGGCGCAAACGGCTGCGGTCGCGTTATTCATCGTCTGCGTCCTTCACAACTAGCTTTGTGTTTTGTAGGATTTTGTCTGCTTCCTCGAGTAGCTTTTTGCCCTCTTTGTGCAGCTTGACGCTTTGCTCTAGGCTTAAATTTTCATCGCCGAGCTGTTTTAAAATTTCATTTGCTTTGGCGAGTTTGCTCTCAAAATCCTCGCTTAAATTTTCACTCATCTAAAACCTTTTTTATGATTTTTTCAAATTTATCCACTTCGACCAAAAACGCGTCGTGGCCGTAGTCGCTGTCTATCTCGTGGTAGTCGCACGCCTTGCCGATGCTGCACAGCGTCTCGTGCATCTCGCGCATGCAGCTTGGCGGAAATAGCATATCGCCGCTAAATGCAACCAGCGTAACCTTGGCGCAAATAGGCAAAAGAGCGTGCGCTAGGTCGTCGTAGTGGCGCGTGCAGTCAAAGATATTCATCATCTTTACGATATAAAGGTAGCTCAGCGGATCAAAGCGCTTGGGAAAGCCGTGGCCGTTGTACTCCATATAGCGATCGACCTGAAACCGCCCCGTAAGCTCGTAAAGGCCGTCGGTTTCGACGTAGTTGCGGCCGAATTTGGAGTCCATGGAGCTAGGCGAAAGAAAGCTGATGTGCCCTGCCATACGCCCTAGCGCCATGCCGGTTAGCCCCTGCGCGGCGATGTCGTTTTCGTCGTATTGACCGTCTTTGAAACCTGGATCGCGCAGGATGCCTTCGATCGCGATTTTGTTAAACGCGATCGCCCAGGCCTTGCTCTGATAGGTGCTGGCTAGGATGATGACGTTTTTGGCGAAATTTGGAAACTCGATCGCAAAACAAAGCGCCTGCATACCGCCTAGGCTGCCGCCCACGACCGCATGCGCGCTCTCTATGCCTAAGTGCTCAAAAAGCCTCATCTGCGCTTTTACGACGTCGCTGATGGTTAGCACCGGAAAGCGCAAACGATACTGCTTGCCCGTGCTTTTTTCGATACTTAGGGGGTTTGTCGAGCCGAAATTTGAACCGAGGATATTTACGCAGATGACGAAAAATTTGCTCGTATCTATGCCCTTACCCTCGCCCACTAGCGCGTCCCACCAGCCAAATTTCTGCTCGTTTTCATATCTACCTGCGGCGTGGTGGCTGCCCGTTAGCGCGTGGCAGACGACTATGACGTTGCTTTTATCCTCGTTTAGCTCGCCGTATGTTTCGTAAGCGAGCTCAAATTCGGGTAAAATTCGGCCGCTCTCCAGATAGAGCGGCTCGTCAAATTTTACTTTGCCGGTTTTTAAATTTAGCACTAATTGACTTTGTAGTTAGGGGCTTCTTGTGTTATGACGACGTCGTGGACGTGGCTCTCTTTTAGTCCCGCGCTCGTGATCTCGACGAACTGGGCTTTTTCCTGAAGCGTTTTGATATCTTTTGAGCCCATGTAGCCCATCGCGCTTCGTAGGCCGCCCACTAGCTGATGCACGACCTCTTTTATGCTACCCGCAAACGGTACGCGGCCCTCGATGCCTTCTGGCACGAGCTTGTCTTGAGCGGTGCCTTCTTGGAAATACCTATCGCTGCTGCCTTTCGTCATCGCGCCGATACT comes from the Campylobacter rectus genome and includes:
- a CDS encoding flavocytochrome c translates to MQKISRRDALKMSLAGAGALALGGVNANAATNEKEVKFDEEYDVIVIGSGFAGSMATLKALERGLKVLMVEKMGRSGGNSVINVGNMAVPNNEYQKEKGIKDSKELFIADCLKDGLNLNHVDLLEVIYDRANEAYEYLKTIGVEFSSKVISASGHSVMRAVQVKVASGSGYIRPMHKKIEENPNALIKKRTKFDEFVLDESGRVVGVKCRENYKFDGELKSDDLENTSGEVKFIKAKKGVILAAGGFSSDKWFRAQQVPYLKTDIDTVSQPGATAGALTAAINIGANPLLLSWIQLNPYTNPTEKGFGTSAVFTNHCSNDYGLSVNPKTGKRFMNEHAGRKIKCDAIFKVMAEGANNDNYPVNICDQAAVDANNPLYTSKGVESGSIKKFNTLEELAKAYGIPVEPFLKTVADFNGYVKEGKDPEFGKPLAKADVHGIDVSKPPFYASLSMPKILYCMGGVQINAKAEVISMNTQKPIPGLYACGEITGGVQGGGRLGTMSMSDCMVFGMIAGENV
- a CDS encoding carbon-nitrogen hydrolase family protein, whose product is MNNATAAVCALQLPTQPMSESRLDYYFRICADEGARLVVLGEYVLNSFFKELELMPKSLVKEQSERKKHALAAMAQKYNLEILAPLVLPKGKGFVKVAARFSPASSRFYEQQILMPYPHWNEAKFFANKEDGELNLPVFSYEKFKIGVMFGFEAHFDAAWTYMSRKKVDAVVVPTACTFFSESRWEELLKTRAFTNNVYVLRVNRVGNHKAASGEQWSFYGDSMLISPFGEVISRLGKNEEMMVAKLEKTELAQARHLWGFPQILNKRLG
- the xseB gene encoding exodeoxyribonuclease VII small subunit, whose product is MSENLSEDFESKLAKANEILKQLGDENLSLEQSVKLHKEGKKLLEEADKILQNTKLVVKDADDE
- the metX gene encoding homoserine O-acetyltransferase MetX codes for the protein MLNLKTGKVKFDEPLYLESGRILPEFELAYETYGELNEDKSNVIVVCHALTGSHHAAGRYENEQKFGWWDALVGEGKGIDTSKFFVICVNILGSNFGSTNPLSIEKSTGKQYRLRFPVLTISDVVKAQMRLFEHLGIESAHAVVGGSLGGMQALCFAIEFPNFAKNVIILASTYQSKAWAIAFNKIAIEGILRDPGFKDGQYDENDIAAQGLTGMALGRMAGHISFLSPSSMDSKFGRNYVETDGLYELTGRFQVDRYMEYNGHGFPKRFDPLSYLYIVKMMNIFDCTRHYDDLAHALLPICAKVTLVAFSGDMLFPPSCMREMHETLCSIGKACDYHEIDSDYGHDAFLVEVDKFEKIIKKVLDE